Proteins from one uncultured Anaeromusa sp. genomic window:
- a CDS encoding O-acetylhomoserine aminocarboxypropyltransferase/cysteine synthase family protein, whose translation MSLPTDLRPDTLMVHGGQEPDPATGSRAVPIYQTTAYVFRDSEHAANLFGLKESGNIYTRIMNPTTDVFEKRVAILEEGAAAVAFASGHAAISGAILNIAQAGDDIVSSSSLYGGTHNMFAHTLPKLGVNVNFVDSSDPENFRKAIGPNTKAIYAETIGNPQINVLDIEAVAAIAHENGIPLIVDNTFAPYLLQPIRFGADIVIHSATKFIGGHGTSMGGIVIDSGKFNWDNGKFPNLSEPDPSYNGLSYTKDLGELTPLAFILRLRVQVLRDLGATVSPFNSFLFLQGLETIHLRLRRHADNALQVAQYLAKHPQVSWVNYPGLEGDSQHELAKKYLPKGAGAILTFGIKGGLKEGKAFIDSLQLFSLLANVGDAKSLVIHPASTTHSQLNAAERAAAGAPDDMIRLSIGIEDVEDLLADLERGFAAARQ comes from the coding sequence ATGAGTTTGCCAACAGATTTGCGGCCAGATACGTTGATGGTCCATGGGGGGCAGGAACCGGATCCGGCCACCGGTTCGCGGGCGGTGCCAATTTATCAGACGACAGCCTATGTATTTCGTGACAGTGAGCATGCAGCGAATTTGTTTGGCTTGAAGGAGTCTGGCAATATTTATACGCGGATTATGAATCCGACAACTGATGTTTTTGAAAAACGGGTGGCGATCCTGGAAGAAGGTGCGGCTGCCGTTGCTTTTGCTTCCGGCCATGCGGCTATCAGCGGTGCTATCTTGAACATCGCCCAGGCGGGAGATGACATTGTAAGTTCGTCAAGTCTGTATGGCGGCACGCACAATATGTTTGCCCATACGCTGCCCAAATTAGGCGTAAATGTAAATTTTGTCGACTCCAGCGATCCGGAGAATTTTCGCAAAGCCATTGGCCCGAATACCAAGGCGATTTATGCAGAAACTATCGGCAATCCGCAGATTAATGTCTTGGATATTGAAGCGGTAGCGGCCATTGCCCATGAAAACGGCATTCCGCTGATTGTCGACAATACTTTTGCTCCTTATTTGCTGCAGCCTATCCGATTTGGCGCGGATATTGTTATTCATTCGGCTACCAAGTTTATCGGCGGTCACGGAACTTCCATGGGAGGCATCGTGATCGACAGTGGTAAATTCAACTGGGACAATGGTAAATTCCCCAACTTGAGCGAGCCGGACCCCAGCTATAACGGCCTAAGCTATACTAAAGATCTTGGGGAGTTAACGCCCCTTGCATTTATTTTGCGCTTGCGCGTGCAGGTTTTGCGTGACTTGGGCGCTACCGTCAGCCCATTCAATAGTTTTCTATTTCTGCAAGGTCTGGAAACGATTCATCTGCGCTTGCGCCGTCATGCGGACAATGCACTGCAAGTGGCGCAATACCTGGCAAAGCATCCGCAAGTTTCCTGGGTTAACTATCCGGGGCTGGAAGGGGATTCGCAGCATGAATTGGCGAAAAAATACCTGCCTAAAGGCGCTGGAGCTATCTTGACTTTTGGCATCAAAGGCGGCTTGAAGGAAGGCAAAGCGTTCATTGATTCGCTGCAGCTTTTCTCCTTGTTGGCCAATGTGGGCGATGCAAAATCATTGGTTATTCATCCTGCCAGTACGACTCATTCCCAGCTAAACGCCGCAGAGCGTGCTGCCGCAGGAGCGCCGGATGATATGATCCGCCTTTCGATTGGGATTGAAGATGTAGAAGATCTCTTGGCGGATTTGGAGCGCGGCTTTGCTGCTGCCCGGCAGTAA
- a CDS encoding DUF2325 domain-containing protein yields the protein MSVMIVGADHLGNMRKHLESYGIKEVEHICGRKTADRKRFEISRDTSLVVVLVDFVNHGTAKHIKEQAKSQGIRTIFAQRSWCSLQQQLERIGLNL from the coding sequence ATGTCGGTAATGATTGTAGGCGCTGATCATTTGGGAAATATGCGCAAACACCTGGAAAGCTACGGGATTAAAGAGGTTGAGCACATCTGTGGCCGGAAAACGGCGGACCGTAAACGCTTTGAAATTTCTCGCGATACTTCTTTGGTCGTGGTGCTGGTGGACTTCGTTAATCACGGTACAGCCAAACATATTAAAGAGCAAGCTAAAAGCCAAGGGATCCGCACTATTTTCGCGCAGCGATCCTGGTGCTCCCTGCAGCAGCAGTTAGAGCGTATTGGTCTGAACTTGTAA
- a CDS encoding PLP-dependent transferase, with translation MHDFATRLLAPGLPANERLGASSVPVFQTSTFDQRYEESAPFEYSRSGNPTRQALETVAADLEGGSQAFAFASGIAAVSALLLLFSQGDHILAARDIYGGTHRVLTRLCPRWGIEHSFIDPNDQAQLEASLRPTTKALYLETPSNPLLAITDLKAACSWAKKHELLVIVDNTFMTPFLQRPLELGADIVVHSATKFIAGHSDVIAGLVIVKDKALAKDVYLLQNGLGAVLGPQDSWLTLRGLRTLQVRLEAAQKSAAYIAAELQGWSEIKAVYYPGLAAHPGRSIHEGQADGPGAVLSFDLVNFKLTQLLLAQVKLPAVAVSLGGVESILSHPATMSHAAIPAAERQKLGIADSLVRLSVGLESPDDLLQDLRQALQAR, from the coding sequence ATGCATGATTTTGCTACCCGCCTGCTGGCTCCCGGCCTGCCAGCTAACGAACGCCTCGGGGCCAGCAGTGTCCCTGTGTTTCAAACTTCCACTTTCGACCAGCGTTATGAAGAAAGCGCGCCTTTTGAGTACTCCCGCAGCGGCAATCCTACGCGTCAAGCGCTGGAAACAGTAGCCGCCGACCTAGAAGGAGGCAGCCAGGCTTTTGCTTTCGCTTCGGGCATCGCCGCCGTCAGCGCCTTGCTGCTGCTCTTTTCGCAGGGCGATCACATCCTGGCCGCCAGAGACATTTATGGCGGCACGCACCGCGTGTTAACCCGCCTCTGCCCGCGTTGGGGCATCGAGCATTCCTTCATCGACCCCAATGACCAGGCACAGTTGGAAGCGTCTTTGCGCCCCACTACCAAAGCTCTTTATTTAGAAACCCCTTCCAATCCGCTGCTGGCGATCACCGACCTAAAAGCCGCTTGCTCCTGGGCGAAAAAGCATGAGCTGCTGGTCATTGTCGACAACACCTTTATGACCCCTTTCTTGCAGCGTCCACTAGAGCTGGGTGCCGATATTGTTGTGCACTCGGCCACCAAATTTATCGCGGGGCACAGCGATGTCATCGCCGGCTTAGTCATTGTTAAAGACAAGGCGCTGGCCAAAGATGTCTACCTTTTACAAAACGGTCTGGGCGCTGTGCTGGGCCCGCAGGACAGCTGGCTGACCTTGCGCGGCCTGCGCACGCTGCAGGTCCGCCTAGAAGCCGCGCAAAAATCGGCCGCTTATATCGCTGCTGAACTGCAAGGCTGGTCGGAAATAAAAGCTGTCTATTACCCCGGTTTAGCCGCTCACCCTGGCCGCAGCATTCATGAAGGACAAGCTGATGGCCCCGGCGCCGTGCTTTCTTTTGATTTGGTAAACTTCAAACTAACTCAACTCCTCTTAGCCCAAGTGAAACTGCCAGCCGTTGCGGTCAGCCTTGGCGGCGTAGAAAGCATTCTCTCCCATCCTGCCACCATGTCCCACGCCGCCATCCCCGCAGCGGAACGACAAAAGCTGGGCATTGCGGATTCCTTGGTTCGTCTGTCCGTAGGTTTGGAAAGTCCAGACGATTTACTGCAAGATTTACGTCAAGCCCTCCAAGCACGCTAG
- a CDS encoding PLP-dependent aspartate aminotransferase family protein, translating into MHISSQLVQIGSKTDPRTGALSTPIYQTASFRHPALGESTGYDYTRSGNPTRQALEEGLARLEGGSGACAFSSGLAAITTLLMLYQQGDHLIVVEDCYGGTYRLFEQVLSRFGLTASYVDATTLDAIGQALRPETKAVFIETPTNPLLRIVDVRALASFCRSNKLQLIVDNTFLTPYFQRPLELGADLVVHSGTKYLAGHNDLLCGVIVAKEPELAAKVKFLQNATGAILSPSDSWLLIRSLKTLALRMEKHNANALAISRWLLEHPKVSRVFYPGLPLHNGHTIHESQASGYGGMVSFEVNAPALVPQVLAKVQLIQFAESLGGVETLITFPAVQTHADIPAADRERLGISDCLLRLSVGIEDADDLITDLGQALG; encoded by the coding sequence ATGCATATTTCTTCACAGCTTGTTCAAATCGGCAGCAAAACGGATCCTCGCACAGGCGCGTTGAGCACCCCCATTTACCAGACCGCGTCCTTCCGCCACCCTGCTTTGGGAGAAAGCACCGGCTATGATTACACCCGCAGCGGCAACCCTACAAGGCAAGCTCTCGAAGAAGGACTAGCTCGCCTTGAGGGAGGCTCCGGCGCCTGTGCTTTTTCTTCCGGTCTGGCGGCTATCACTACACTCTTAATGCTGTATCAGCAAGGCGACCATTTGATTGTCGTCGAAGACTGTTACGGCGGCACCTATCGCCTTTTTGAACAAGTGCTGTCGCGCTTTGGCCTGACTGCTTCCTACGTTGACGCCACCACCCTTGATGCCATCGGCCAGGCCTTGCGCCCGGAAACGAAAGCCGTCTTCATTGAAACCCCTACCAATCCCCTCTTGCGCATTGTCGATGTGCGGGCCTTAGCTTCGTTTTGTCGCAGTAATAAACTGCAGCTTATTGTAGACAATACCTTTTTGACGCCCTACTTCCAGCGTCCCTTGGAGCTTGGCGCCGACCTTGTCGTACATAGCGGCACCAAGTATCTTGCAGGACACAACGATTTGCTTTGCGGCGTCATCGTCGCTAAAGAACCGGAATTGGCAGCAAAAGTAAAGTTTCTGCAAAATGCTACCGGCGCTATTCTCAGTCCCAGCGATAGCTGGCTGCTCATCCGCAGCTTGAAAACACTGGCGCTGCGCATGGAAAAACACAACGCGAATGCGCTTGCTATTTCTCGGTGGCTGCTAGAACACCCAAAAGTCAGCCGCGTATTCTATCCCGGACTGCCGCTGCACAACGGCCATACGATTCACGAGAGTCAAGCCAGCGGCTACGGCGGCATGGTGTCTTTTGAAGTAAATGCCCCAGCTTTGGTACCCCAGGTATTGGCTAAAGTCCAGCTCATCCAATTTGCCGAAAGCTTGGGAGGCGTTGAAACGCTGATTACCTTCCCCGCCGTGCAAACCCATGCAGACATTCCCGCCGCCGACCGTGAACGCCTTGGCATCTCTGACTGCTTGCTGCGTCTGTCCGTCGGCATCGAAGACGCCGACGACCTCATCACAGACTTAGGTCAGGCCTTGGGTTAA
- a CDS encoding methyl-accepting chemotaxis protein: MRKLLNRLRFRSKFTLLMVLVLLPVAMLAYFLVQEIDKNLDFSAQEQGGAEYCQTAVQLLVELEGANDAAKVQSLFGKMLVVDGRLGKDFKTDLPLQELKNALDLKRGHESGRAMVKLIAQVGDGSNLILDPDLDSYYTMDTVITKLPTLLVRKTDLLLQVQKLELTRQITVEERIELAMTLGNIQNLSETMQGGLQVAFRENALTRQVLEEKLLVQQQKEKQLLDRLNALLAKGELQNVPAADFAALRQAATAAKAADAALLLQANSELLRLLDVRMDTMSSHKYKVLLSALVLLVLAALMIGLVYRSLAFGLERLATASDELQSGNLTARASMEGQDELAKVGMAFDDMVTSLQEMVVRTQSAGERLNRAAVTVRGIAEGNQETSQDIERFSSRLAAVTKEEGRSIQQIGGSLQEISAEVQQIDAMSVETGEVTQHVRERAHTGQSILKQVVENIDLVQEKAGQTECSTGELVQTLQMINQAVQTISSIANQTNLLALNASIESARAGEAGRGFAVVAEEVRKLAEQTKGFSESIIRQLAEAAEHAQQMQAAVHGVNADIYQGVDLSKEAQSEFARIVERLDRVSGAVQQMASSVGTVNRSVQQISLAAEELSASSEGTEEDVVRVAGQVQQQVATANELVTEADEMARLSERLTSRLATFQTS; the protein is encoded by the coding sequence ATGAGAAAGTTGCTGAACCGGCTGCGGTTTCGCAGCAAGTTTACTCTGCTGATGGTTTTAGTATTGCTGCCTGTGGCGATGCTGGCTTATTTTCTAGTGCAGGAAATTGATAAAAATCTAGATTTTTCCGCGCAGGAACAAGGCGGGGCGGAATATTGCCAGACGGCGGTACAATTATTGGTGGAACTGGAAGGGGCCAATGATGCTGCTAAAGTACAGTCTTTGTTTGGAAAAATGCTGGTGGTGGATGGCCGTTTAGGTAAAGACTTTAAGACCGATCTGCCTTTGCAGGAATTGAAAAACGCATTAGACTTGAAGCGCGGCCATGAATCAGGACGCGCCATGGTTAAACTAATCGCTCAAGTGGGGGATGGATCTAACTTGATTTTGGATCCAGACTTGGACAGTTATTATACGATGGATACGGTTATTACGAAGCTGCCAACCTTGCTTGTGCGTAAAACCGATCTATTGTTGCAAGTCCAAAAACTAGAGCTAACGCGGCAGATTACAGTGGAAGAACGCATTGAACTAGCTATGACGCTAGGGAATATCCAAAATCTTTCCGAAACCATGCAAGGCGGCTTGCAAGTGGCGTTTCGGGAAAATGCGCTGACACGTCAAGTTCTGGAAGAGAAGCTTTTGGTGCAGCAGCAAAAAGAAAAACAGCTTTTAGACCGGTTGAATGCTCTTTTAGCTAAAGGAGAACTGCAAAACGTACCTGCGGCGGACTTTGCGGCGCTGCGACAGGCGGCGACGGCGGCCAAGGCGGCGGATGCAGCCTTGTTGCTCCAAGCCAACAGCGAATTGCTGCGGTTGCTGGATGTACGTATGGATACCATGAGCAGTCATAAGTATAAAGTGCTTTTGTCAGCACTCGTCTTATTGGTACTGGCAGCGCTGATGATTGGGCTGGTCTATCGTTCGTTAGCCTTCGGCTTGGAGCGGCTGGCGACGGCTTCTGACGAATTGCAGTCCGGAAATTTGACAGCCCGAGCTTCCATGGAGGGTCAGGACGAACTGGCCAAAGTCGGCATGGCGTTTGATGATATGGTAACGTCACTGCAGGAAATGGTGGTTCGTACGCAGTCTGCAGGAGAACGGTTGAATCGAGCGGCGGTGACAGTGAGAGGAATTGCGGAGGGAAATCAGGAAACGTCTCAGGATATTGAACGATTTTCTTCTCGCTTGGCGGCGGTGACTAAGGAAGAAGGGCGCTCCATCCAGCAGATTGGCGGCAGTCTCCAGGAAATCAGCGCCGAAGTGCAGCAGATCGACGCTATGTCTGTGGAAACAGGGGAAGTTACGCAGCATGTGAGGGAACGGGCGCATACGGGTCAGTCTATTCTTAAGCAGGTTGTAGAAAATATTGACTTGGTTCAGGAAAAAGCCGGGCAGACAGAGTGTTCTACAGGGGAGTTGGTGCAGACGCTGCAGATGATCAACCAAGCGGTGCAGACTATCAGCTCCATTGCCAATCAGACCAATTTGTTGGCGCTCAACGCTTCCATTGAATCGGCTCGGGCTGGCGAGGCCGGGCGGGGCTTTGCCGTGGTAGCGGAAGAAGTGCGGAAATTGGCGGAACAGACAAAAGGTTTTTCTGAGTCCATTATTCGCCAGCTGGCGGAAGCGGCGGAACATGCGCAACAGATGCAAGCTGCAGTGCATGGTGTGAACGCTGATATTTATCAAGGGGTTGATTTGTCCAAAGAAGCGCAAAGTGAGTTTGCTCGTATTGTAGAAAGGCTGGATCGAGTATCTGGCGCGGTACAGCAAATGGCTTCTTCTGTAGGGACGGTCAACCGGTCAGTGCAACAGATTTCCTTGGCGGCGGAAGAATTATCCGCTTCGTCAGAAGGTACAGAGGAGGATGTGGTACGTGTAGCGGGACAAGTGCAACAGCAAGTTGCAACCGCTAACGAATTAGTGACAGAAGCCGACGAAATGGCTCGTCTTTCTGAGCGGCTCACAAGTCGCCTGGCGACCTTCCAGACATCTTGA
- the gluQRS gene encoding tRNA glutamyl-Q(34) synthetase GluQRS: MSKKMRGRFAPSPTGKMHLGNAWTALLAWLQVRAGKGQLVLRMEDLDPDRSREEYVQGLEADLHWLGLDWDEGGGLGGVYGPYAQDARRDLYEAALQRLQEQHLVYPCYCTRAELAASAPHGEDGERIYSGTCSGGVAENKLARKPSLRLKVPAEEIVFEDGVYGFVRQNLRQECGDFVVRRSDGVHAYQLAVVVDDALMGITHVLRGADLLSSTPRQLYLYRLLGYDAPSFSHVPLLVDEEGVRLSKRHGALAVAVLRERGVRAEKIIGLLAWLAGLLPSLEAAKPQEIVGLFDLEKIPRQDIIVSETAWRFLS; encoded by the coding sequence TTGTCAAAAAAAATGAGGGGGCGTTTTGCCCCCAGCCCTACAGGGAAAATGCATCTGGGCAATGCGTGGACGGCACTTCTGGCGTGGCTTCAAGTGCGCGCAGGAAAAGGGCAACTGGTGTTGCGTATGGAAGATTTGGACCCTGATCGCTCCCGAGAGGAGTATGTGCAGGGCTTAGAGGCGGATTTGCATTGGTTGGGCCTTGATTGGGATGAAGGCGGCGGCTTGGGCGGCGTTTATGGACCTTATGCGCAAGATGCGCGCCGTGATTTGTACGAAGCGGCGCTGCAGCGTTTGCAGGAGCAGCATCTGGTCTATCCTTGCTATTGCACGCGAGCGGAGCTGGCGGCGTCTGCGCCGCATGGCGAAGATGGCGAACGCATTTATTCAGGAACTTGCTCTGGCGGTGTAGCAGAGAATAAGCTTGCTAGGAAGCCGTCATTGCGGTTGAAAGTACCGGCGGAAGAGATTGTTTTTGAAGACGGCGTATATGGTTTCGTACGGCAAAACTTACGCCAAGAGTGCGGCGACTTTGTCGTTCGTCGTTCTGATGGCGTCCATGCGTATCAGTTGGCCGTTGTGGTGGATGATGCGCTGATGGGCATTACCCATGTGCTGCGCGGTGCGGATTTGCTTTCCTCTACGCCGAGGCAGCTGTATTTGTATCGCTTGTTGGGCTATGATGCGCCCTCGTTCTCGCATGTGCCTCTTTTAGTGGATGAGGAAGGTGTACGACTGTCCAAGCGACATGGAGCTTTGGCTGTGGCCGTCTTGCGGGAACGTGGCGTAAGAGCGGAGAAGATTATTGGCTTATTGGCGTGGCTGGCCGGTTTGCTTCCCTCGTTGGAAGCGGCGAAGCCGCAAGAAATTGTTGGTCTTTTTGATTTGGAAAAAATACCGCGCCAGGACATCATCGTTTCCGAGACGGCCTGGCGCTTCCTTAGTTGA
- the trpB gene encoding tryptophan synthase subunit beta, producing the protein MNTRNGMFGEFGGQYVPDFLLPALEEVATAYEKIRQTEAFQTEFAQYLRQYVGRPSLLYAAENLSRHLGGATIYLKREDLNHTGSHKINNAIGQALLARSMGKKHLIAETGAGQHGVATATVAALFGMQCTVFMGEEDVARQELNVFRMRALGAEVVSVTRGTRTLKDAVDAALEYWVEHLNDTFYLLGSAVGPHPYPLMVRDFQEIIGREARQQILETAGRLPDSIVACVGGGSNAIGLFAAFLEDQSVKIYGAEAAGKGVNTPDHAATLTLGRPGVLHGFRSYVLQDEKDEVLPVYSISAGLDYPGVGPEHAHLKDIGRVNYQAVTDQEALDAFFLLSRTEGIIPALESSHALALACKLAKEYGPEHLLLVNLSGRGDKDAAQVAAITGM; encoded by the coding sequence ATGAATACACGCAATGGTATGTTTGGTGAATTTGGGGGGCAGTACGTACCCGACTTTTTACTGCCCGCCTTGGAAGAAGTAGCGACGGCTTATGAAAAGATCCGCCAGACAGAAGCGTTTCAAACAGAGTTCGCCCAATATCTGCGCCAATATGTCGGCCGTCCTTCGTTATTGTATGCCGCGGAAAACCTCTCGCGTCATCTTGGCGGTGCCACGATCTATCTCAAGCGTGAAGACTTAAACCATACGGGCTCCCATAAAATCAACAATGCCATCGGCCAGGCCCTCTTGGCCCGCAGCATGGGTAAAAAGCACTTAATCGCCGAAACCGGCGCCGGCCAGCACGGCGTAGCTACCGCTACCGTCGCTGCTTTATTCGGCATGCAATGCACTGTTTTCATGGGTGAAGAAGACGTAGCACGTCAAGAATTAAACGTATTTCGCATGCGCGCCCTCGGCGCTGAAGTAGTATCCGTCACCCGTGGCACGCGCACCCTCAAAGACGCTGTCGATGCAGCATTGGAATATTGGGTAGAGCATTTGAACGATACTTTTTATCTTTTAGGCTCCGCCGTCGGTCCGCATCCATATCCTTTGATGGTTCGCGACTTTCAGGAAATCATCGGCCGCGAAGCTCGCCAGCAAATACTAGAAACCGCAGGCCGCCTGCCAGACAGCATCGTCGCCTGCGTCGGCGGCGGCAGCAACGCCATCGGTCTTTTTGCCGCTTTCTTAGAGGACCAATCCGTAAAAATCTACGGCGCTGAAGCCGCCGGCAAAGGTGTAAACACGCCAGACCACGCCGCTACGCTTACTTTAGGCCGCCCCGGCGTCCTGCACGGCTTCCGCAGCTATGTCCTGCAAGATGAAAAAGACGAAGTACTGCCGGTCTACTCCATTTCCGCCGGCCTAGATTATCCCGGCGTAGGACCAGAACACGCACATCTTAAAGATATCGGCCGCGTCAACTACCAAGCCGTCACCGACCAGGAAGCTCTGGATGCTTTCTTCCTCCTGAGCCGCACCGAAGGCATCATCCCGGCCCTGGAAAGTTCCCATGCCCTCGCGTTGGCCTGCAAGCTCGCTAAAGAATACGGCCCAGAGCATCTGCTTCTTGTAAATCTCTCCGGCCGCGGCGACAAAGACGCCGCCCAGGTAGCCGCCATTACCGGAATGTAA
- a CDS encoding 6-phosphofructokinase: MTMKGNVLIAQGGGPTAVINQSLAGIVREVRRLSPESRIYGALHGVEGVAKEEFVDLTQVTEANLEAVAATPSAALGSTRVKPKADFCKKMFAVMKAHDIRYFFYIGGNDSSDALLIISEEAAREKYPLKAIHVPKTIDNDLLVTDHTPGYASAARFVAQAFAGLSLDMRSLGGVYVGIVMGRHAGFLTAAAAAARRYEGDGPHLVYLPERSFSLEAFLDDVRRVHEQYGFCVVAVSEGICDKSGQPLLLSLVDEVERDAHGNATLSGTGALGDCLSKKLKEGLGISRVRCDTFGYLQRSFLGCVSSVDAAEAREAGEKAVQFAAFGQEMNGSVTIHRVGDYATAYRLTPLVELAGKTRYMPDSFINEAGNDITPAFLDYVRPLLGKDCPVAARLEAPRVAGRC; the protein is encoded by the coding sequence ATGACGATGAAGGGCAATGTGTTGATTGCGCAGGGCGGCGGACCGACGGCGGTAATCAACCAAAGTCTGGCCGGCATTGTCCGGGAAGTGCGGCGGTTAAGTCCGGAAAGCCGTATTTACGGGGCACTGCATGGTGTGGAAGGCGTAGCGAAAGAAGAATTTGTCGATTTGACGCAAGTAACAGAGGCCAATTTGGAAGCGGTAGCGGCAACTCCTTCGGCAGCCTTGGGTTCTACGCGTGTAAAGCCTAAAGCGGATTTTTGCAAGAAGATGTTTGCTGTTATGAAAGCCCATGATATTCGTTATTTCTTCTATATAGGGGGCAATGATTCGTCAGATGCGCTGCTGATTATCAGTGAAGAGGCGGCGCGGGAGAAGTATCCTCTCAAGGCGATTCATGTACCGAAAACCATAGACAATGATTTGCTTGTTACTGACCATACACCCGGTTATGCTTCAGCAGCCCGCTTTGTAGCGCAGGCCTTTGCGGGGTTGTCCTTGGATATGCGATCCTTAGGCGGTGTGTATGTCGGTATTGTTATGGGGCGGCATGCGGGCTTTTTGACAGCGGCCGCTGCTGCTGCGCGTCGCTATGAGGGCGATGGTCCGCATTTGGTATATCTGCCGGAGCGCTCGTTTTCGTTAGAGGCTTTCTTGGATGATGTACGGCGTGTGCATGAACAATACGGTTTTTGTGTAGTGGCTGTCTCTGAGGGGATTTGCGACAAATCAGGACAACCGCTTTTATTGAGCCTTGTTGATGAGGTGGAGCGGGATGCTCATGGCAATGCCACCTTGTCCGGAACCGGCGCGCTGGGAGACTGCCTTTCGAAAAAACTTAAGGAAGGGCTGGGCATTTCGCGCGTGCGTTGTGATACCTTCGGCTACTTGCAACGCTCCTTCTTGGGCTGCGTCTCGTCGGTAGATGCGGCGGAAGCGCGGGAAGCCGGTGAGAAAGCGGTTCAGTTTGCGGCCTTTGGACAGGAAATGAACGGCTCTGTAACGATTCATCGGGTGGGTGATTATGCAACTGCATATCGCTTGACGCCGTTGGTTGAGTTAGCGGGTAAGACGCGTTACATGCCGGATTCCTTTATTAATGAAGCAGGCAACGATATTACCCCTGCTTTTCTGGATTATGTAAGGCCGCTTTTAGGCAAAGATTGCCCTGTGGCAGCGAGGCTGGAAGCTCCTCGCGTAGCTGGACGGTGCTAA
- a CDS encoding multidrug efflux SMR transporter: protein MAWIYLVIAGLFEIGWPLGLKMAQTMEGKQFTGLAIAVIAMGLSGFFLFSAQKEIPMGTAYAVWTGIGAAGTFILGIVLYNDPIGILRIASVLLIIAGVIGLKLAH, encoded by the coding sequence ATGGCATGGATCTACTTGGTCATTGCAGGTTTATTCGAAATTGGCTGGCCTCTTGGTTTAAAAATGGCGCAAACCATGGAAGGAAAACAATTTACAGGCCTTGCCATAGCGGTAATCGCAATGGGTCTTAGCGGTTTTTTTCTATTTTCGGCGCAAAAAGAAATTCCCATGGGCACAGCGTATGCCGTCTGGACCGGCATAGGGGCTGCAGGTACATTTATACTGGGAATTGTACTATATAACGATCCCATCGGGATTTTACGGATCGCATCCGTACTCCTCATTATCGCCGGCGTCATCGGTTTGAAACTAGCACATTAA
- a CDS encoding efflux RND transporter periplasmic adaptor subunit, which produces MACVMALLLSGLLLAGCNGKQQAPQGQAVAVKAMKVIKQDTPVSYEFVGEVEAKQEVQIKAQVSGNIIEKLVDGGTTVYRGQPLFVIDRRQYEANSLNVQAQLAQAQAALSRTRRDVARYEQLAEQQAIAQQVLDNAVAEERQAAAQVDAQRALLQKANNDVNDTTIVSPFDGRIDTKDLSIGNYATAGSTVLATISSTDPVRVRFSIGENDYLKFMRMGGGAATTERKLRLILSDGSEYPLEGTVDQIDRGLGSDTGALTIKALFANPNRMLVPGMFARVVAVAEIRQGALLVPQRAVQEILGKTFLTVVNAEGKAEMRPVKMGARIGQKLWMVDEGLTEQDVVVVEGFQKAQPGTPVDVQTITLADLADANQK; this is translated from the coding sequence ATGGCTTGTGTTATGGCACTTTTGCTGAGCGGCTTGCTGCTGGCAGGATGCAACGGCAAACAGCAGGCGCCGCAAGGGCAGGCAGTGGCTGTAAAGGCCATGAAGGTGATCAAGCAAGATACGCCGGTTTCCTATGAGTTCGTAGGGGAAGTGGAAGCCAAGCAGGAAGTGCAGATTAAGGCGCAGGTAAGCGGGAATATTATTGAAAAACTGGTGGATGGCGGTACTACCGTGTATCGCGGTCAGCCCTTGTTTGTCATTGATCGGCGTCAGTATGAGGCTAACTCTTTGAATGTACAGGCGCAACTGGCGCAGGCGCAAGCTGCTTTGAGCCGGACACGGCGTGATGTGGCCCGTTATGAGCAGCTTGCTGAACAGCAAGCTATTGCTCAACAGGTACTTGATAATGCAGTAGCGGAAGAACGCCAAGCGGCGGCTCAAGTGGATGCGCAGCGGGCTCTTTTGCAAAAAGCCAACAACGATGTGAATGATACGACGATTGTGTCTCCTTTTGATGGACGTATCGATACGAAAGATTTAAGTATCGGCAACTACGCTACTGCCGGCTCGACGGTGCTGGCGACGATTTCTTCTACTGATCCGGTGCGGGTGCGCTTTAGCATTGGTGAAAACGATTACTTGAAATTCATGCGCATGGGCGGCGGCGCTGCGACGACGGAACGTAAGCTGCGCCTAATTCTAAGCGATGGCAGCGAATATCCATTAGAAGGAACGGTAGACCAAATTGACCGTGGTTTGGGATCCGATACAGGCGCCTTGACCATTAAAGCATTGTTTGCTAACCCCAACCGCATGCTGGTTCCGGGTATGTTTGCGCGGGTAGTTGCTGTTGCGGAAATACGTCAAGGCGCACTCCTTGTACCGCAGCGGGCAGTGCAGGAAATATTAGGTAAAACTTTCCTTACTGTTGTGAATGCAGAGGGCAAAGCGGAAATGCGTCCTGTGAAGATGGGGGCGCGTATCGGTCAAAAACTTTGGATGGTGGATGAAGGCCTGACTGAGCAGGATGTAGTGGTTGTAGAAGGATTCCAAAAAGCACAGCCAGGTACGCCGGTGGATGTGCAGACAATTACTCTTGCGGACTTGGCCGACGCAAATCAGAAATAA